The following proteins are co-located in the Sphingobacteriaceae bacterium genome:
- a CDS encoding glycosyltransferase, whose product MLNYLYYISVNSKLKNKLKEPGIIFIPTYNESENIEKLYNEICSLNHGCDLLFLDDNSPDGSGKIIDSLVEDNKNVYVIHRKQKSGIGSAHQDALRWAYERKYKTFISMDCDFTHSPALIPKFIQFSENYDVVLGSRFIEKDSLMGWNGYRKFLTYLGHFFTKFLLGIPYDATGAFRLYDLEKIPIALFKKVNSKSYSFFFESLFILQKNAFRIKEFPIALPARTYGTSKMKRSDVIKSFLLMCHLFLKSIFNHKYYIVK is encoded by the coding sequence GTGCTTAATTATTTGTATTATATTAGTGTTAATTCAAAATTAAAAAACAAATTGAAAGAACCCGGAATTATATTCATACCAACGTATAATGAATCAGAAAATATTGAAAAACTGTACAATGAAATCTGTTCCTTAAATCACGGATGTGATTTACTTTTTCTTGATGATAATTCGCCAGACGGGAGTGGTAAGATTATTGATTCTTTGGTTGAAGATAATAAGAATGTTTATGTCATTCACAGAAAACAAAAATCAGGTATTGGTAGTGCTCATCAGGATGCGCTGAGGTGGGCTTATGAAAGAAAGTATAAGACCTTTATCTCTATGGATTGTGATTTCACACACTCTCCGGCGCTTATTCCTAAATTTATTCAGTTCTCTGAAAATTACGATGTGGTTCTTGGATCAAGATTTATTGAAAAGGATAGTTTAATGGGATGGAATGGCTATCGAAAATTCTTAACTTACCTAGGGCATTTTTTTACAAAATTTCTGCTTGGCATTCCTTATGATGCCACCGGTGCTTTTCGATTATATGATTTGGAGAAAATACCAATAGCATTATTTAAAAAAGTAAATTCTAAAAGTTATTCCTTTTTTTTTGAGAGTCTTTTTATTTTACAAAAGAATGCATTTAGAATAAAGGAATTTCCAATTGCGCTACCGGCAAGAACATACGGAACTTCTAAAATGAAGCGTAGTGACGTTATAAAGAGCTTTCTATTGATGTGTCATCTTTTTTTAAAAAGTATTTTTAACCATAAGTATTATATAGTGAAGTAA
- a CDS encoding class I SAM-dependent methyltransferase produces MINDEKIKQDWDIYWNSKASKGNNNRLYDKVASFYRKNIIKRILNYHIFKYIPKGSKVLHAGCGSGQVDEDIINYLKLTALDISPNAIRIYKQYNGEKAETVLASIFNLPFEDSSFDAIYNLGVMEHFTETEINLILIEFKRVLKDGGRLVILWPPEFGLSVFALDCIHFVLNKILRQSIKLHPDEISRIKSRKHAISFFEKSGFKVLNYYFGYMDFYTQCVIVAEK; encoded by the coding sequence GTGATAAACGATGAAAAAATAAAACAAGATTGGGATATTTACTGGAATTCAAAGGCCAGTAAGGGAAATAATAATAGGTTGTATGATAAAGTCGCTTCGTTTTACCGCAAAAACATTATAAAACGGATACTTAATTATCATATCTTCAAATATATTCCAAAGGGAAGTAAAGTGTTGCATGCAGGTTGTGGAAGTGGCCAGGTAGACGAAGATATTATTAATTACTTAAAACTTACAGCTTTGGATATTTCTCCAAATGCAATTAGAATATATAAACAATACAATGGCGAAAAAGCTGAAACTGTGCTTGCGAGTATATTCAACCTACCCTTTGAAGATTCCTCATTTGATGCAATATATAACCTTGGCGTGATGGAGCATTTTACAGAAACCGAAATTAATTTGATATTAATTGAATTTAAAAGAGTGCTTAAAGATGGAGGCAGATTAGTGATTTTATGGCCACCTGAATTTGGACTAAGTGTGTTTGCTTTAGATTGTATTCATTTCGTATTAAATAAAATTCTGAGACAAAGCATAAAACTTCATCCGGATGAAATTTCTAGAATTAAATCACGCAAACACGCCATAAGCTTTTTTGAAAAATCAGGGTTTAAAGTTTTAAATTATTATTTTGGTTATATGGATTTTTATACCCAATGTGTCATTGTAGCTGAAAAATAA
- a CDS encoding glycosyltransferase family 39 protein yields MTFNYSISQSFKKLNRYHLGLFLILGLAFLIRIYKLDSSSIWFDEKSSLSCALGFPHPGLTIVNQPSWTSLGFENNKPFSNQDFSKFNSINNVLNSSPHSHLYFGLLHYWVSFFGVSDFSIRLLSVIFSCLMVLILYLLAMELFGKQNVALMASFLIAISPICVLSGQFARAHSMVGFLTLWSTLIFYRLYFNKSDNLLYSVLYVVLIIVSLFSHFYSLYIFSGHFFIMLFTNRNWILWKKYFLSNAFVLTTILIYYINGGTEDFKLMAEIDSVFANEVQNWKPGGNPHFMPLSAHTIYAGWLQVLLPMFGNYFQGFGFRLREIQFFLILPLTFLILLYIKRKSTYPGTNLLFVAILFISGPLCAFFFSLRAGYTMFFTPGYSLYSFGFAVLLLALAFAQIKNENGWVKKTLYCLTGIQIVITWLSLIPIYREEHLGMKANPYPVVVDKIVMEANQSDTIIYSSFIIAQTTNIYLKGCDHLIQKVDTAQNNQILIKKANGEKYVVVGFDEALNY; encoded by the coding sequence ATGACATTCAATTATTCAATTAGTCAATCATTTAAAAAACTGAACAGGTATCATCTTGGTCTTTTTTTAATTCTTGGTCTCGCATTTTTAATTAGAATTTATAAGTTAGACTCTTCTTCGATTTGGTTTGATGAGAAGTCTTCATTGAGCTGTGCTTTGGGTTTTCCGCATCCCGGACTAACCATTGTTAATCAGCCAAGTTGGACATCTCTGGGGTTTGAAAATAATAAACCGTTTAGTAATCAAGATTTTTCCAAATTTAATTCAATTAATAATGTTTTAAATAGTTCTCCGCATAGTCACCTTTACTTTGGCTTGCTGCATTATTGGGTTTCTTTCTTTGGTGTTTCTGATTTCAGTATTCGATTATTATCTGTTATTTTCAGTTGTTTAATGGTGCTTATTCTTTATTTGTTGGCAATGGAATTATTCGGGAAACAAAATGTAGCACTAATGGCTTCTTTTTTGATAGCTATAAGCCCTATATGCGTTCTTTCGGGGCAATTTGCAAGAGCTCATTCTATGGTAGGTTTTCTAACCTTATGGAGTACGTTAATTTTTTATCGATTATATTTTAATAAAAGCGATAACCTTTTGTACTCAGTTTTATATGTTGTATTAATTATAGTTTCACTTTTTTCTCATTTTTATTCTTTATACATTTTTTCCGGGCATTTTTTTATAATGCTTTTTACAAACAGGAATTGGATTCTATGGAAAAAGTATTTTTTATCAAACGCTTTTGTTTTAACAACTATACTGATTTATTACATTAACGGTGGAACTGAAGATTTTAAATTGATGGCGGAAATCGATTCCGTTTTTGCAAACGAAGTGCAGAACTGGAAGCCGGGAGGAAATCCTCACTTTATGCCTCTTTCTGCCCACACGATATACGCTGGTTGGCTTCAGGTTTTATTACCAATGTTTGGAAATTACTTTCAAGGATTTGGTTTTAGATTGAGAGAAATTCAATTTTTTCTAATTCTTCCTTTAACTTTTTTAATTTTGTTATATATTAAACGAAAATCAACTTACCCGGGTACTAACTTATTGTTTGTTGCTATTTTATTTATTTCAGGACCTTTATGTGCATTTTTCTTTTCCTTGCGTGCGGGCTACACTATGTTTTTTACCCCGGGCTATTCGCTGTACTCATTTGGTTTTGCTGTTTTATTATTAGCATTAGCATTTGCTCAAATAAAGAATGAAAATGGATGGGTAAAGAAAACTTTATATTGTTTGACTGGTATTCAGATTGTGATTACCTGGCTTAGTTTGATTCCAATATACAGAGAAGAACATCTGGGTATGAAAGCAAACCCTTATCCGGTTGTTGTAGATAAAATTGTAATGGAAGCGAATCAGTCTGATACAATTATTTACTCTTCTTTTATTATTGCACAAACTACTAATATATATTTAAAAGGATGCGACCATCTAATTCAAAAAGTAGATACCGCACAGAATAATCAGATTTTAATTAAAAAAGCAAACGGCGAAAAATATGTAGTAGTAGGATTTGATGAAGCATTAAATTATTGA
- a CDS encoding VTT domain-containing protein: MWEFLKQLTNPESIIQYGGLALLLFVIFAETGLLIGFFLPGDNLILLAGILCKTKPELLKVDFFVLASLMVLAAVIGNMFGYWFGKKSGEKLFSRKDSFLFKKKHVELTNKYYHKYGGNITLIIARFLPVVRTFAPIIAGVIKVDFKKFMFFNLIGAIAWIFSLASVGYFLVQVFPQITNYMGYIFITLIVITAIPVLRLILLNQKK, translated from the coding sequence ATGTGGGAATTTTTGAAACAACTCACCAATCCTGAAAGCATCATACAATACGGCGGACTAGCCCTATTACTCTTTGTGATTTTTGCAGAAACCGGATTATTAATAGGTTTTTTTTTGCCTGGTGATAATTTGATTTTGTTAGCCGGGATTTTATGTAAAACAAAACCTGAATTACTTAAGGTTGATTTTTTTGTATTGGCATCACTCATGGTTTTAGCAGCCGTAATCGGAAACATGTTTGGCTATTGGTTCGGAAAAAAATCAGGAGAAAAGCTTTTTAGCAGAAAGGATAGTTTTTTATTTAAGAAAAAACACGTTGAACTTACCAATAAATACTATCATAAGTATGGTGGAAATATAACTTTAATCATTGCAAGGTTTTTGCCTGTAGTAAGAACCTTTGCACCTATAATTGCCGGAGTAATTAAAGTTGATTTTAAAAAATTTATGTTTTTTAATTTGATTGGCGCAATCGCCTGGATTTTTAGTTTAGCAAGTGTAGGATATTTTTTGGTTCAAGTTTTTCCTCAAATAACAAATTACATGGGTTATATTTTTATAACGCTAATTGTAATTACTGCTATACCAGTGCTTAGATTAATTTTACTAAATCAAAAGAAATAA
- a CDS encoding ABC transporter ATP-binding protein, with protein sequence MEKQPILEVKNLVTTFKTDDEYVKAVNDISFTLHKGETIGIVGESGSGKSVTSLSIMQLIPNPPGKVTGGEIIYHTKEGKVLDLVKTKKDEMRYYRGNEIAMIFQEPMTSLNPVMRCGDQVMESILLHQKISKKDARERTLKLFEQVQLPVPEQMLDRYPHQLSGGQKQRVMIAMAMSCNPNILIADEPTTALDVTVQKTILDLMKKLQQEHEMGIMFITHDLGVIAELADTVLVMYKGKVVEQGSVLEIFTNPQHPYTKSLLACRPPLDKRLVRLPVVSDFMRRGDDGEIVELNKKVADAVNSLVITEAERKENHKELYSRDKILEIKNLCTWFPAQKTMFGKVLSYTKAVDDVSIDVYEGETLGLVGESGCGKTTLGRSILKLTEVHSGQVFFKRQELVRMSQADFRDIRKNMQIIFQDPYSSLNPRITVGEAIMEPMRFHNILKNSQQRREKVSDLLNKVGLEEKHFYRYPHEFSGGQRQRICIARALALNPQFIICDESVSALDVSVQAQVLNLLNDLKKEFKFTYIFISHDLSVVKFMSDRMVVMQKGKIEEMGDADQIYNNPQSDYTKNLINSIPKGTVDKIKRSVSEKEKAQSFGNWMKSHSEKSNPA encoded by the coding sequence ATGGAGAAACAGCCCATTTTGGAAGTTAAAAATTTGGTTACCACCTTTAAGACCGACGATGAATACGTAAAGGCTGTAAACGATATATCATTTACCTTGCATAAAGGCGAAACTATTGGTATTGTTGGAGAAAGTGGATCTGGTAAATCTGTTACTTCTCTTTCCATCATGCAATTAATTCCAAATCCTCCGGGTAAAGTTACGGGAGGTGAAATTATTTACCACACGAAAGAAGGAAAAGTGCTTGATTTGGTGAAAACCAAAAAAGATGAAATGCGTTATTACCGTGGCAATGAAATTGCCATGATTTTCCAGGAACCCATGACCTCCTTAAACCCGGTAATGAGATGTGGAGATCAGGTAATGGAAAGTATTTTATTGCATCAGAAAATCAGCAAAAAAGACGCAAGAGAAAGAACATTAAAATTATTTGAACAGGTTCAATTACCGGTACCAGAGCAAATGCTTGACAGATATCCTCATCAATTATCAGGTGGACAAAAACAAAGGGTTATGATTGCCATGGCCATGAGTTGTAACCCGAATATCCTAATTGCCGATGAACCTACCACCGCCCTAGATGTAACTGTACAAAAAACCATTTTAGACCTGATGAAAAAATTACAACAGGAGCATGAAATGGGCATTATGTTTATTACGCACGATTTGGGTGTAATTGCTGAATTAGCAGATACCGTTTTGGTAATGTACAAAGGCAAAGTAGTTGAACAGGGTTCTGTACTCGAAATTTTTACTAATCCACAACATCCCTATACCAAAAGTTTATTAGCCTGTAGACCTCCTTTAGATAAACGTTTGGTACGTTTACCGGTGGTAAGTGACTTTATGCGTAGAGGAGATGATGGGGAAATTGTAGAATTGAATAAAAAAGTTGCTGATGCCGTTAATAGTTTGGTGATTACAGAAGCCGAACGAAAAGAAAACCACAAAGAACTTTACAGCAGAGATAAAATTCTGGAGATTAAAAATTTATGTACCTGGTTTCCAGCTCAAAAAACCATGTTTGGAAAAGTACTTTCTTATACTAAGGCTGTGGATGATGTTTCTATAGATGTTTATGAAGGTGAAACATTGGGATTGGTAGGAGAAAGCGGATGCGGTAAAACTACATTAGGACGTTCTATATTAAAATTAACGGAAGTACATAGCGGACAGGTGTTTTTTAAACGACAGGAATTGGTGCGCATGTCTCAGGCTGATTTCCGGGATATTCGGAAGAATATGCAAATAATTTTTCAGGACCCATACTCTTCATTAAATCCAAGAATTACTGTAGGAGAAGCCATCATGGAACCTATGCGTTTTCATAATATTTTAAAGAATTCGCAACAACGCCGGGAGAAAGTATCTGATTTATTAAATAAGGTTGGATTGGAAGAAAAGCATTTTTACCGATATCCGCACGAATTTAGCGGTGGACAACGTCAGCGTATTTGCATTGCGAGAGCCTTAGCTTTAAATCCTCAGTTTATTATATGCGATGAAAGTGTAAGTGCTTTGGACGTGAGCGTACAAGCCCAGGTGTTGAACTTACTGAATGATTTGAAAAAAGAATTTAAATTCACCTATATATTTATTAGCCATGATTTAAGTGTAGTAAAATTCATGAGTGACAGAATGGTAGTGATGCAGAAAGGAAAAATTGAAGAAATGGGAGATGCTGATCAAATCTATAACAATCCACAATCTGATTACACGAAAAACTTAATTAATTCCATTCCAAAAGGAACAGTAGATAAAATTAAAAGAAGTGTAAGTGAAAAAGAAAAAGCACAATCCTTTGGCAATTGGATGAAATCTCATTCCGAAAAATCTAATCCTGCTTAA
- the trmB gene encoding tRNA (guanosine(46)-N7)-methyltransferase TrmB produces the protein MPGKLEKFAELETFGNCFSFHFLNIPEKFSLRGKWREHVFKNNNPIILELGCGKGEYSVGLAKKNSNTNYIGVDVKGNRIWTGAKEAITEKINNVAFLRSRIDFIDHCFDEQEVDEIWITFPDPQPQKNRARKRLTHPMFLNRYKKILKPQGVLHLKTDSISLYEFTLETIQEQKLKLIWESNDLNSNCPANRSELTEIKTHYEKLFSDKGEKIKYIQFAFI, from the coding sequence ATGCCCGGTAAGCTCGAAAAATTTGCCGAATTAGAAACATTTGGTAATTGTTTTTCTTTTCACTTTTTAAATATTCCTGAAAAATTTTCTTTAAGAGGGAAATGGAGAGAGCATGTTTTTAAAAACAATAACCCAATTATATTAGAACTTGGATGTGGTAAAGGTGAGTATTCAGTTGGACTTGCTAAAAAAAATTCGAATACTAACTACATTGGTGTAGATGTTAAAGGAAACCGGATTTGGACCGGAGCCAAAGAAGCCATCACAGAGAAAATAAATAACGTAGCCTTTTTAAGAAGCAGAATTGATTTTATTGATCACTGTTTTGATGAACAAGAGGTAGATGAAATTTGGATAACCTTCCCCGATCCACAACCACAAAAAAACAGAGCTCGCAAACGGTTAACACACCCTATGTTTTTAAACCGTTACAAAAAGATATTAAAACCCCAAGGTGTGCTGCATTTGAAAACTGATAGCATAAGCTTGTATGAATTTACTTTAGAAACAATTCAAGAACAAAAGTTGAAATTAATTTGGGAAAGCAATGACCTCAACAGCAATTGTCCGGCGAACAGAAGTGAATTAACCGAAATAAAAACACATTATGAAAAGCTTTTTAGCGACAAAGGTGAAAAGATAAAGTACATTCAATTTGCCTTTATTTAA
- the purL gene encoding phosphoribosylformylglycinamidine synthase subunit PurL: MTKTTYKDQLTTVDTAKSLGLLPDEYEKIKETLGRTPNFTELSIYSVMWSEHCSYKNSIVWLKTLPKEGPHMLAKAGEENAGLVDIGDGLACAFKIESHNHPSALEPYQGAATGVGGINRDIFTMGARPIAQLNSLRFGNIDSEKTKWLIKGVTKGIGDYGNAFGIPTVGGEVFFDECYNVNPLVNAMSVGIVKKGETISAISYGEGNPVFIVGSSTGKDGIAGAAFASKDLTEESAKDLPAVQVGDPFQEKLLLEASLEIIKTGAVIGMQDMGAAGITCSTSEMSAKGEHGMEIWLDKVPTRQAGMHPFEILLSESQERMLIVVEKGREKEVFAIFDKWDLNCEQIGVVTKGDRLKYYFHGELVADVPAQSLVLGGDAPVYHREYKEPKYYSEFAKFNIDSVKVPVDVKPVMEFLAAHPNLASKRWIYNQYDSMVGTINMSTNKQSDASIVNIKDSKKALAMSVDCNSRYVNADPEKGCAIAVCEAARNIVCSGGIPSAVTNCLNFGNPYNPEVYWQFVGSIKGMSAACTKLQTPVTGGNVSFYNQSSYEGPVFPTPTIGMIGIVEDKKHIRGLGFQNENDLIYLLGKQVNDIASSEYLFSYHKINQSPAPYFNLDEEFALQQLITDLIRKNYMQSVHDLSDGGLFNALLESAMVNNLGIDIKCNPAIRKDSFLFGEAQSRVLVSIKPEEQIAFETELKKSGIPFENIGKIKGKNIVVDGKDNGSVQHFANLYNTSIENRLN, from the coding sequence ATGACAAAAACTACGTATAAAGATCAACTCACTACGGTTGATACCGCTAAAAGTTTAGGATTACTGCCTGATGAGTATGAAAAAATAAAAGAAACTTTAGGACGCACACCAAATTTTACCGAGTTATCTATTTACTCCGTGATGTGGAGTGAGCATTGTTCTTATAAAAATTCCATCGTATGGCTCAAAACTTTGCCCAAGGAAGGTCCGCATATGCTCGCCAAAGCAGGTGAGGAAAATGCAGGTTTAGTGGATATAGGTGATGGATTAGCTTGTGCTTTTAAAATTGAAAGTCATAATCACCCCAGCGCCTTAGAGCCTTACCAAGGAGCTGCTACCGGCGTGGGTGGAATTAACCGAGATATTTTTACGATGGGTGCAAGACCGATTGCTCAGTTAAATAGTTTACGCTTTGGCAATATTGATTCTGAAAAAACAAAATGGCTCATAAAAGGGGTTACTAAGGGAATTGGCGATTACGGCAATGCATTTGGTATTCCAACAGTAGGCGGAGAAGTGTTTTTTGATGAATGTTATAATGTAAATCCGCTGGTAAATGCCATGAGCGTAGGCATAGTGAAAAAAGGAGAAACAATAAGCGCTATTTCATATGGCGAAGGAAACCCGGTGTTTATTGTGGGCTCCTCAACAGGGAAAGATGGCATTGCCGGAGCAGCATTTGCAAGTAAGGATTTAACGGAAGAATCAGCAAAGGACTTGCCGGCCGTTCAGGTAGGCGACCCATTTCAGGAAAAATTATTATTGGAAGCTTCGCTTGAAATTATAAAAACCGGCGCTGTAATTGGTATGCAGGATATGGGTGCTGCCGGAATTACGTGTAGCACAAGTGAGATGAGTGCGAAAGGTGAACACGGCATGGAAATTTGGCTGGATAAAGTTCCTACGCGACAAGCCGGAATGCACCCTTTTGAAATTCTATTGAGTGAGTCGCAAGAACGTATGTTAATTGTTGTTGAGAAAGGAAGGGAAAAAGAAGTTTTTGCCATTTTTGATAAGTGGGATTTAAATTGCGAACAAATAGGTGTTGTTACCAAAGGCGATCGTTTAAAATATTATTTTCATGGGGAATTAGTTGCAGATGTGCCTGCACAATCCTTAGTTCTGGGTGGTGATGCTCCGGTTTATCACCGCGAGTATAAAGAGCCTAAATATTACAGTGAATTTGCCAAATTTAATATAGATAGCGTTAAAGTACCTGTGGACGTAAAACCGGTAATGGAATTTTTAGCAGCACACCCAAACTTGGCCAGTAAGCGTTGGATTTATAATCAATATGACAGCATGGTTGGAACCATAAATATGAGTACCAATAAACAAAGCGATGCATCAATTGTAAACATTAAAGACTCTAAGAAAGCGTTAGCGATGAGCGTGGATTGCAACAGCCGTTATGTGAATGCCGATCCGGAAAAAGGATGTGCTATTGCTGTTTGCGAAGCAGCTCGTAATATTGTTTGCAGCGGCGGCATACCGAGCGCCGTTACCAATTGTTTGAATTTTGGAAATCCTTATAACCCTGAAGTGTATTGGCAGTTTGTGGGTTCAATCAAAGGAATGAGCGCTGCGTGTACCAAATTGCAAACTCCGGTAACCGGAGGTAATGTTAGTTTTTACAATCAATCAAGTTATGAGGGTCCGGTTTTTCCTACACCTACCATTGGTATGATTGGCATAGTTGAAGATAAAAAACACATCAGAGGTTTAGGATTTCAAAATGAAAATGATTTGATTTATTTATTGGGGAAACAGGTAAATGATATTGCATCTTCTGAATATTTATTTTCTTATCATAAAATAAATCAATCGCCTGCACCCTATTTTAATCTTGATGAAGAATTTGCATTACAACAATTAATTACAGATTTGATTCGCAAGAATTATATGCAAAGCGTTCATGATTTAAGTGACGGAGGATTATTTAATGCCTTATTGGAAAGTGCAATGGTAAATAATTTGGGAATTGATATTAAATGTAATCCGGCAATTCGTAAAGATTCCTTTTTATTCGGCGAAGCACAAAGCCGCGTTTTGGTTAGTATAAAGCCGGAAGAGCAAATTGCTTTTGAAACAGAACTTAAAAAATCAGGAATTCCTTTTGAAAATATTGGAAAGATTAAAGGTAAAAACATAGTTGTTGACGGAAAAGATAACGGCAGCGTGCAACATTTTGCAAACCTGTATAACACCAGTATTGAAAATCGATTAAATTAA
- the folE gene encoding GTP cyclohydrolase I FolE, giving the protein MKQKEILLSTLLNKNKISLSDANIDDVGDNHLISNIETPLRADAFAISDEEKIEIIKVHFTKIMQTLGLDLTDDSLKGTPERVAKMYVKEIFSGLNPKALPTSTLFENKYKYNQMLIEKEISFYSNCEHHFVPIFGKAHLAYFSSGKVIGLSKLNRIVQYFAKRPQVQERLTVQIAHELQKILNTKDVAVVMDANHLCVSSRGVQDQHSSTITSFYGGKFEQESIKKEFLAHISKSVK; this is encoded by the coding sequence ATGAAACAGAAAGAAATTTTGCTCAGTACCCTGCTTAATAAAAATAAAATCAGTTTAAGTGATGCTAACATTGATGATGTAGGAGACAATCATTTAATAAGCAATATCGAAACTCCATTGCGAGCTGACGCTTTTGCAATAAGCGACGAAGAAAAAATTGAAATAATTAAAGTTCACTTTACTAAAATCATGCAAACGCTTGGTTTAGATTTAACAGATGACAGTTTAAAAGGCACTCCTGAGCGCGTAGCTAAAATGTATGTGAAGGAAATTTTTAGCGGATTAAATCCAAAGGCATTGCCTACATCTACTTTATTTGAAAATAAATACAAGTACAATCAGATGCTTATTGAAAAAGAAATTTCTTTTTACAGCAATTGCGAGCATCACTTCGTTCCAATTTTTGGTAAGGCACATTTGGCTTATTTCTCAAGCGGTAAAGTGATAGGGTTATCAAAACTAAATCGTATTGTTCAGTACTTTGCAAAACGACCTCAGGTACAAGAAAGATTAACCGTTCAAATTGCACATGAGTTACAAAAAATATTAAATACTAAAGATGTTGCCGTTGTGATGGATGCCAATCATTTATGTGTTTCCTCCAGAGGAGTGCAAGATCAGCATTCAAGTACAATAACTTCTTTTTACGGAGGAAAATTTGAACAGGAATCGATAAAAAAGGAATTTTTAGCTCATATAAGTAAGTCGGTCAAATAA
- a CDS encoding 6-carboxytetrahydropterin synthase, with translation MSKRIAIFRKEFFNSAHRLHNPALSKEENAQIFGKCNYENYHGHNYELIVKITGEIDAKTGYVIDTKKLSDLIRIHVLDRFDHRNLNLDSKEFKNLNPTVENIALVIYDILRPLINNTCELQITLYETERNFAQYPA, from the coding sequence ATGAGCAAAAGAATTGCCATATTCAGGAAAGAATTTTTTAATTCTGCCCATCGTTTACACAATCCGGCATTGAGTAAGGAAGAAAACGCACAAATTTTCGGTAAATGCAATTATGAAAATTATCACGGACATAATTATGAATTAATAGTGAAAATAACCGGAGAAATTGATGCCAAAACCGGATATGTAATCGATACCAAAAAACTGAGTGATTTAATCCGAATACATGTTCTTGATCGATTTGATCATCGTAATTTAAACTTAGACAGTAAAGAATTTAAAAATTTAAACCCAACCGTTGAAAATATTGCCCTTGTTATTTACGACATTTTACGGCCCCTCATAAACAATACTTGTGAACTTCAAATTACCTTATATGAAACAGAAAGAAATTTTGCTCAGTACCCTGCTTAA
- a CDS encoding 6-carboxytetrahydropterin synthase, which translates to MIYLTRHEYFNAAHKLYNSKWSEEKNLEIFGKCANHNWHGHNYELIVTIKGEIDPDTGFLMDAKALSKLLNDEICERIDHKNLNLDVDFMQGILPSIENLAVAIWEQLIPQLPTNVKLHCVKLYETRNICVEYFG; encoded by the coding sequence ATGATTTATTTAACCAGACACGAGTATTTTAATGCTGCCCATAAATTATATAATTCCAAATGGAGCGAAGAGAAAAATTTGGAAATTTTTGGGAAATGTGCAAACCACAATTGGCACGGACATAATTATGAATTAATTGTAACCATAAAGGGAGAAATAGATCCAGACACCGGATTTTTAATGGACGCAAAAGCTTTAAGTAAATTATTAAATGATGAAATCTGTGAGAGAATAGATCATAAAAACTTAAATCTTGATGTAGATTTTATGCAAGGAATATTGCCAAGTATTGAAAATCTTGCTGTGGCTATTTGGGAACAATTAATCCCTCAATTACCAACAAATGTTAAATTACATTGCGTAAAACTATATGAAACTCGCAATATTTGTGTAGAATATTTCGGATAG
- the mqnB gene encoding futalosine hydrolase: protein MKILLVCATPLESELIVSHFNIGLNHSSSLFHSSQSPVSLLITGVGMVNTAFSLGKFLNDSYSYVINFGICGAFHREIHIGEVLNIKTDTISEMGAEDNLEFIPYDALNLTGTNRYFNNTELKVKSLENVKSASAVTVNKIHGNKQSIDKLLKLYSPDAESMEGAAFFRAMQDINIPYFQIRAVSNYVEKRNKSNWDIPKAINSVTQKIIELTNELLSFH from the coding sequence ATGAAGATACTCTTAGTTTGCGCAACACCTTTAGAATCGGAATTAATAGTAAGTCATTTTAACATTGGGCTTAATCATAGTTCGAGCCTATTTCATTCAAGCCAAAGCCCAGTAAGCCTTTTAATTACCGGAGTAGGGATGGTTAACACAGCATTTTCACTCGGCAAATTTTTAAACGATTCTTATTCTTATGTAATAAATTTCGGAATTTGTGGTGCTTTTCACCGGGAAATTCATATAGGCGAAGTGCTAAATATTAAAACAGATACTATCAGCGAAATGGGAGCAGAGGATAATCTGGAATTTATTCCTTATGATGCATTAAACTTAACGGGAACAAACAGGTATTTCAATAATACCGAATTAAAAGTTAAATCTTTGGAGAATGTAAAGAGCGCCTCGGCCGTTACCGTAAATAAGATTCATGGCAATAAACAAAGTATTGATAAATTACTCAAGCTTTATTCACCGGATGCTGAAAGTATGGAAGGGGCAGCTTTTTTCAGAGCTATGCAGGACATTAATATTCCTTATTTTCAAATCAGAGCTGTTTCTAATTACGTAGAGAAAAGGAATAAATCAAATTGGGATATACCCAAAGCAATTAATAGTGTGACTCAAAAAATAATTGAACTAACAAACGAACTTTTATCTTTTCATTAA